GTTTTTCTCTATCGCCGGCCCTACGACCAGCTGATCAACTCTATCGCCTATTCTAACCGGAAGGTCCGCCTGATCGGCTTTCTCCCCGGCATCACTACACCCGGCGGCATCACCCATCAGGCGATTGAAGACATCGCTATCCTGCGCGCCGTGCCGAACATGACGATCCTCGAAACGGGTGATGCAACGGAAGTGGAGACCGTGCTCGAAGTCGCCGACAGCATCGACGGGCCCGTCTATGTGCGTATCCTTCGTGGCGAGGTGCCGCGGCTGTTCTCGACGCCGTTTGAGTTCAACAAACTGCGGACACTGTCGACGGGTGACGACATTCTGGTCGTCTCCTGCGGCGTTTGCACGGAGGAAGCCCTGCGTGCCACGGGGCCGCTCATGGCGCGCGGCGTCGGCGTTCATCATCTGCACGCCTCCACACTAAAACCCTTCGACCGTGAAGGCCTGATCGAAGCAGTGCGCGGCAAAAAGGGTATCATTACGCTGGAGAACCACACGATCATCGGGGGGCTCGGCTCCCTGGTGGCGGAAATCCTGGCCGAAGAAGGGCTTGGCATCCGTCTGAAGCGTCTCGGCCTCAAGGATACCTTCGCCCACGGCGCGTCAAAACCC
This DNA window, taken from Peteryoungia algae, encodes the following:
- a CDS encoding transketolase family protein, with the protein product MVEIVNRPYATAFEAFATARPEVLCLSADLTSSCEVDGFRDRHPEQFLSLGMAEQNMLSFAGGLAMQGYRPFIHTFSVFLYRRPYDQLINSIAYSNRKVRLIGFLPGITTPGGITHQAIEDIAILRAVPNMTILETGDATEVETVLEVADSIDGPVYVRILRGEVPRLFSTPFEFNKLRTLSTGDDILVVSCGVCTEEALRATGPLMARGVGVHHLHASTLKPFDREGLIEAVRGKKGIITLENHTIIGGLGSLVAEILAEEGLGIRLKRLGLKDTFAHGASKPYLMKKYGLDAHALVAAVGELTGKLLDIGENELAEVRLDHVHSAQKAEAL